The following proteins come from a genomic window of Achromobacter deleyi:
- a CDS encoding shikimate dehydrogenase family protein yields MKEISGNTRLFGILADPIYHVKTPQRMNEHFARIGFDGVCVPFHARPDNLAEVVAGLRRLENLGGLIVTMPHKAAILALADDATPVARKIGAANVVRREADGRLVAHMLDGEGFVRGLRTHGVAPEGKSAYLAGAGGAANAIGFALVQAGVSRLTIANRTPAKAEDLKARILSLHPGADIAVGTADPSGHDLVVNGTSLGMKPDDALPLDAARLTSDQLVCEVIMQPADTPLLVAARARGCKVHYGAPMLAGQIELMAEMMGVAPAAQR; encoded by the coding sequence ATGAAGGAAATCAGCGGCAACACCCGCCTGTTCGGCATCCTTGCCGACCCGATCTACCACGTCAAGACCCCGCAGCGCATGAACGAGCATTTCGCCCGCATCGGCTTCGACGGCGTCTGCGTGCCGTTCCATGCGCGGCCGGACAACCTGGCCGAGGTGGTGGCCGGACTGCGCCGGCTGGAGAACCTGGGCGGCCTGATCGTCACCATGCCGCACAAGGCGGCGATCCTGGCGCTGGCCGACGACGCCACGCCGGTGGCGCGCAAGATCGGCGCCGCCAACGTGGTGCGGCGCGAGGCCGACGGCCGCCTGGTGGCGCACATGCTGGACGGCGAGGGCTTCGTGCGCGGCCTGCGCACGCACGGCGTGGCGCCCGAGGGCAAGAGCGCCTATCTGGCCGGCGCCGGCGGCGCGGCCAACGCCATCGGCTTCGCGCTGGTGCAGGCGGGCGTGTCGCGCTTGACCATCGCCAACCGCACGCCGGCCAAGGCCGAGGACCTGAAGGCGCGCATCCTGTCGCTGCATCCCGGGGCCGACATCGCGGTCGGCACGGCCGATCCGTCGGGCCATGACCTGGTGGTCAACGGCACCTCGCTCGGCATGAAGCCGGACGACGCGCTGCCGCTGGACGCGGCGCGGCTGACGTCCGACCAGCTGGTGTGCGAAGTCATCATGCAGCCGGCCGACACGCCGTTGCTGGTGGCGGCGCGGGCGCGCGGCTGCAAGGTGCACTACGGCGCGCCGATGCTGGCCGGGCAGATCGAGCTGATGGCGGAAATGATGGGCGTGGCGCCGGCCGCGCAACGCTGA
- a CDS encoding GMC family oxidoreductase: MGDYDFIIAGGGTAGCILANRLTADGLHRVLMLEAGHEARSMWISIPAGFSKLLVNPDYNWRFATEPEDNVYGRTIAVPRGKGLGGSTLINGMIYVRGRPQDYDGWEAAGATGWGGGTAERVFRKIECFEPGGETRGKSGPMHLEEVAERFPVSDAFLRAAQEDGLPLNPDYNAGRQDGVGYYQVVQRRGRRWSVVDGYLKPAAGRKNLTVECGAHVTRLLFEGKRCVGVAYRKNGQEFTVRARRETLLCLGAVQSPQLLELSGVGHPALLQSFGIALVHAQPQVGENYIDHFATRMNWRVRNTVTLNEMSRGWRLARQVARYYTRHKGILTLGTGLVHGFVKSAPDLPAADVQYFFVHASYANAAERILDRAPGMTIGVAQLRPESVGSIHLKSADPLAAPSIRPNFLSAQVDRDSLVGGMRVARRIVQRPALQHYVESELSPGAAVDSDEQWLDFARRNGQTIYHPIGTCRMGTDAGAVTDPRLRVHGIAGLRVVDASVMPKMVSGNTQAAVMMVAERGAEMILEDAAAA; the protein is encoded by the coding sequence ATGGGCGACTACGACTTCATTATCGCGGGCGGCGGCACCGCCGGCTGCATCCTGGCCAACCGCCTGACGGCCGACGGCCTCCACCGGGTGCTGATGCTGGAGGCCGGGCACGAGGCGCGCAGCATGTGGATCTCGATCCCGGCGGGCTTTTCCAAGCTGCTGGTGAACCCGGACTACAACTGGCGCTTCGCCACCGAGCCGGAGGACAACGTCTACGGCCGCACCATCGCCGTGCCGCGCGGCAAGGGCCTGGGCGGCTCGACGCTGATCAACGGCATGATCTACGTGCGCGGCCGGCCGCAGGACTACGACGGCTGGGAGGCCGCCGGCGCCACCGGCTGGGGCGGCGGCACCGCCGAGCGCGTGTTCCGCAAGATCGAGTGCTTTGAGCCCGGCGGCGAGACCCGCGGCAAGTCCGGGCCGATGCACCTGGAGGAAGTGGCCGAGCGCTTTCCGGTGTCCGACGCCTTCCTGCGCGCGGCCCAGGAAGACGGCCTGCCGCTCAACCCGGACTACAACGCCGGCCGTCAGGACGGGGTCGGCTATTACCAGGTGGTGCAGCGCCGCGGCCGCCGCTGGAGCGTGGTGGACGGCTACCTGAAGCCCGCCGCCGGCCGCAAGAACCTGACGGTGGAGTGCGGCGCGCACGTGACGCGGCTGCTGTTCGAAGGCAAGCGCTGCGTCGGCGTGGCCTACCGCAAGAACGGCCAGGAATTCACCGTGCGGGCGCGGCGCGAGACGCTGCTGTGCCTGGGCGCGGTGCAGTCGCCGCAGCTGCTGGAGCTGTCGGGCGTGGGCCACCCCGCGCTGCTGCAATCGTTCGGCATTGCGCTGGTGCACGCGCAGCCGCAGGTGGGCGAGAACTACATCGACCACTTCGCCACGCGCATGAACTGGCGGGTCCGGAACACCGTGACGCTCAACGAGATGTCGCGCGGCTGGCGCCTGGCGCGGCAGGTGGCGCGCTACTACACCCGCCACAAGGGCATCCTGACGCTGGGCACGGGCCTGGTGCATGGCTTCGTCAAGAGCGCGCCGGACCTGCCGGCGGCCGACGTGCAGTATTTCTTCGTGCACGCCAGTTACGCCAACGCGGCCGAGCGCATCCTCGACCGCGCGCCGGGCATGACCATCGGCGTGGCGCAGCTGCGGCCGGAGTCGGTGGGCTCGATCCACCTGAAATCGGCCGACCCGCTGGCCGCGCCGTCGATCCGGCCGAACTTCCTGTCGGCGCAGGTCGACCGCGACAGCCTGGTGGGCGGCATGCGGGTGGCGCGGCGCATCGTGCAGCGGCCGGCCCTGCAACACTATGTGGAAAGCGAGTTGAGCCCGGGGGCGGCGGTGGACAGCGACGAGCAATGGCTGGACTTCGCGCGCCGCAACGGCCAGACCATCTACCACCCGATCGGCACCTGCCGCATGGGCACGGATGCCGGCGCCGTCACCGACCCGCGCCTGCGCGTCCATGGCATCGCCGGCCTGCGGGTGGTGGACGCCTCGGTGATGCCGAAGATGGTATCGGGCAACACCCAGGCGGCGGTGATGATGGTGGCCGAGCGCGGCGCCGAGATGATCCTGGAGGATGCCGCCGCCGCGTGA
- a CDS encoding mandelate racemase/muconate lactonizing enzyme family protein yields MARIVSVDILQVDLQPKVRRTDAVQSFERQETPIVRITDADGVIGTGYSYTIGTGGSSVIRLLDDHLAPLLLGREADDIERLWRDLMYRVHATTVGALTSIALAAIDTALWDLRARRARLPLHRLAGGARPDIPLYTTEGGWLHLEPSQLVDEALKAREGGFGGAKIKVGRPHVAEDVARLAAVRAAVGAGWDIMTDANQGFSLPEAIRRARCFEPLDLAWFEEPIHADDVQAHRRLSQSTTLPIAVGESLYSLSQFKDYLQSEACSVVQVDVGRIGGITPWLKVAHMAEAYNVPVCPHFLMEIHVALCCAVPNSRWLEYIPQLDMVTEHGMRIENGRAIPSDEPGLGIAWDWDRIGKLTLHRSRHG; encoded by the coding sequence ATGGCCCGCATCGTTTCCGTCGACATCCTGCAGGTCGATCTGCAACCCAAGGTCAGGCGCACCGACGCCGTGCAAAGCTTCGAGCGCCAGGAAACCCCGATCGTGCGCATCACCGACGCCGATGGCGTCATCGGCACCGGCTACAGCTACACCATCGGCACCGGCGGCTCGTCGGTGATCCGGCTGCTGGACGACCACCTGGCGCCGCTACTACTGGGGCGCGAGGCCGACGACATCGAACGGCTCTGGCGCGACCTGATGTACCGCGTCCACGCCACCACCGTGGGCGCGCTGACCTCGATCGCGCTGGCCGCCATCGACACCGCGCTGTGGGACCTGCGCGCGCGCCGCGCCCGGCTGCCGCTGCACCGGCTGGCCGGCGGCGCCAGGCCCGACATCCCGCTGTACACCACCGAAGGCGGCTGGCTGCATCTTGAACCGTCGCAGCTGGTGGACGAGGCGCTGAAGGCGCGCGAAGGCGGCTTCGGCGGCGCCAAGATCAAGGTCGGCAGGCCGCACGTGGCCGAGGATGTGGCGCGGCTGGCGGCGGTGCGCGCCGCCGTCGGCGCCGGCTGGGACATCATGACCGACGCCAACCAGGGGTTCTCGCTGCCCGAGGCGATCCGCCGCGCGCGCTGCTTCGAGCCGCTGGACCTGGCCTGGTTCGAGGAACCGATCCACGCCGACGACGTGCAGGCCCATCGCCGGCTGAGCCAGTCCACCACCCTGCCCATCGCCGTGGGCGAATCGCTCTACAGCCTGTCGCAGTTCAAGGACTATCTGCAAAGCGAGGCCTGCTCCGTCGTGCAGGTGGACGTGGGCCGCATCGGCGGCATCACGCCGTGGCTCAAGGTGGCGCACATGGCCGAGGCCTACAACGTGCCGGTGTGCCCGCACTTCCTGATGGAAATCCACGTGGCGCTGTGCTGCGCGGTGCCCAACAGCCGCTGGCTGGAATACATCCCGCAGCTGGACATGGTGACCGAACACGGCATGCGCATCGAGAACGGCCGCGCCATCCCGTCGGATGAACCCGGCCTGGGCATCGCCTGGGACTGGGACCGCATCGGCAAGCTGACCCTGCACCGCAGCCGCCACGGTTGA
- a CDS encoding transporter substrate-binding domain-containing protein: MNKSVFPPRLRAAFTGLALIGGLALSGAAHADQLDDIMKAGKLRVAIDLGVPPYGMKDAALNPTGSDVETARLLAKGLGVELEIVPTTGANRVPFLQTGKADIVISSMSVTPERQKVIDFSTPYAAILAVVGAPKGMKLTSAADLSNKKVIATRGTTNDTELTKIAPKDAQIIRFDDDATSITAVVSGQADIFATAPALLRTINEKAPAKQMESKFVMRLNMLAIGLRKNEPALKDKLDGWVRANLKNGELNTIYKQFHGVDLPQEVTKTGG; the protein is encoded by the coding sequence ATGAACAAGTCCGTATTCCCGCCGCGGCTGCGCGCCGCTTTCACCGGCCTGGCCCTGATCGGCGGCCTGGCCCTGTCTGGCGCCGCCCACGCCGACCAGCTCGACGACATCATGAAGGCCGGGAAACTGCGCGTGGCCATCGACCTGGGCGTGCCGCCCTATGGCATGAAGGACGCCGCGCTCAACCCCACCGGCTCCGATGTCGAGACCGCGCGCCTGCTGGCCAAGGGCCTGGGCGTGGAGCTGGAGATCGTGCCCACCACGGGCGCCAACCGCGTGCCGTTCCTGCAGACCGGCAAGGCCGACATCGTCATCTCCAGCATGTCGGTCACGCCCGAGCGCCAGAAGGTCATCGACTTCTCCACGCCCTACGCCGCCATCCTGGCGGTGGTCGGCGCGCCCAAGGGCATGAAGCTGACCAGCGCGGCCGACCTGTCCAACAAGAAGGTCATCGCCACCCGCGGCACCACCAACGACACCGAGCTGACCAAGATCGCGCCCAAGGACGCGCAGATCATCCGCTTCGACGACGACGCCACCTCGATCACCGCGGTCGTCAGCGGCCAGGCCGACATCTTCGCCACCGCGCCCGCCCTGCTGCGCACCATCAATGAAAAGGCGCCCGCCAAGCAGATGGAATCGAAGTTCGTGATGCGCCTGAACATGCTGGCCATCGGCCTGCGCAAGAACGAGCCGGCGCTCAAGGACAAGCTGGACGGCTGGGTGCGCGCCAACCTCAAGAACGGCGAACTGAACACCATCTACAAGCAATTCCACGGCGTCGACCTGCCGCAGGAAGTCACCAAGACCGGCGGCTGA
- a CDS encoding amino acid ABC transporter ATP-binding protein, with product MHPVVELDQVHKRFGGTHVLRGVSFSVNRGEVAAIIGKSGSGKSTALRCMDRLETTDAGTIRVCGHALHDSDGLDLRALRKDVGIVFQSYNLFPHMTALQNITLAPRSVKGVKPAQAREQAMQALAHVGLADKAEAYPEQLSGGQQQRVAIARSLAMQPKVMLFDEVTSALDPELTGEVLKVMENLAAEGMTMILVTHEMAFAREVADKVIFMHQGQVWEQGPASMLSAPATPELRQFLGSGL from the coding sequence TTCGGCGGCACCCACGTGCTGCGCGGCGTGTCGTTTTCCGTCAATCGCGGCGAGGTCGCGGCCATCATCGGCAAGAGCGGCTCGGGCAAGAGCACCGCGCTGCGCTGCATGGACCGGCTCGAGACCACCGACGCCGGCACCATCCGCGTCTGCGGCCACGCGCTGCACGACAGCGACGGCCTGGACCTGCGCGCGCTGCGCAAGGACGTGGGCATCGTGTTCCAGAGCTACAACCTGTTCCCGCACATGACGGCGCTGCAGAACATCACGCTGGCGCCGCGCTCGGTCAAGGGCGTCAAGCCAGCCCAGGCGCGCGAACAGGCCATGCAGGCGCTGGCGCACGTCGGCCTGGCCGACAAGGCCGAGGCCTATCCCGAGCAACTGTCGGGCGGGCAGCAGCAGCGCGTGGCCATCGCCCGTTCGCTGGCGATGCAGCCCAAGGTGATGCTGTTCGACGAAGTGACCTCGGCGCTCGACCCGGAACTGACCGGCGAGGTGCTCAAGGTAATGGAGAACCTCGCCGCCGAGGGCATGACCATGATCCTGGTCACGCACGAGATGGCGTTCGCGCGCGAAGTGGCCGACAAGGTCATCTTCATGCACCAGGGACAGGTCTGGGAGCAGGGGCCGGCCAGCATGCTGTCGGCCCCCGCCACGCCGGAACTGCGGCAGTTCCTGGGCAGCGGACTGTAG